In Myxocyprinus asiaticus isolate MX2 ecotype Aquarium Trade chromosome 16, UBuf_Myxa_2, whole genome shotgun sequence, a single window of DNA contains:
- the hpn gene encoding serine protease hepsin isoform X1, producing MTDKKIGSPGMTIFSPCRVVAAVVLILIILGGLGATIWALVTYLRTTEDTGLFDVQVSAADQRLRVFDSTQWRWRHVCSSSVNQLIASISCEEMGFVRAVNFSVTCAPDNGGDQDFFCVKESELTYGKKIKTALYPCKCDKGQILEVICQDCGRRMLPEERIVGGVDARQGSWPWQVSLQYDGVHQCGGSIISDRWIVSAAHCFPERYRHASRWRVLMGSIYNTPIRKNVVIAEVKTVVYHSSYLPFVDANIDDNSRDIAVLALTQPLQFTDYIQPVCLPTYGQRLADGQMGTVTGWGNMEYYGTQANVLQEANVPIISDAVCNGPDYYDNQVTTTMFCAGYEKGGTDSCQGDSGGPFVAADILSKTSRYRLLGVVSWGTGCAMAKKPGVYTRVSRFLPWISTAMRMYENSPGVHKMARAVMP from the exons GAAGTCCAGGGATGACCATCTTCAGTCCGTGTCGAGTGGTCGCTGCAGTAGTTTTGATTTTGATCATACTTGGGGGTTTGGGAGCCACCATCTGGGCCCTTG tcaCATATCTCAGGACGACAGAAGATACAGGATTATTTGATG TACAGGTGAGTGCAGCAGACCAGAGGCTGCGAGTGTTTGACTCCACCCAGTGGAGGTGGAGACACGTCTGTTCATCCAGTGTCAACCAGCTCATTGCCAGTATCAGCTGTGAGGAAATGGGCTTTGTCAG AGCAGTAAATTTCTCAGTGACCTGTGCTCCTGACAATGGTGGTGACCAGGATTTTTTCTGTGTGAAAGAGAGTGAGTTAACATATGGGAAAAAGATAAAAACAGCCCTCTATCCTTG TAAATGTGACAAAGGTCAGATTCTTGAGGTCATTTGTCAAG ACTGTGGTCGTCGCATGCTACCTGAAGAACGGATTGTTGGGGGAGTAGATGCTCGACAGGGTTCGTGGCCGTGGCAGGTCAGCTTACAGTATGATGGAGTTCACCAGTGTGGTGGATCCATCATTTCTGACCGCTGGATTGTCAGTGCAGCTCACTGCTTTCCTGA GAGGTACCGTCATGCATCACGCTGGCGGGTTCTAATGGGCTCTATCTATAACACCCCCATTCGAAAGAATGTTGTGATTGCTGAGGTGAAGACAGTTGTATACCACAGCAGCTACCTGCCATTTGTCGACGCCAACATTGATGACAACAGTCGTGATATTGCAGTCCTTGCACTGACACAACCTCTGCAGTTCACGG ATTACATTCAGCCAGTGTGTCTACCGACATACGGCCAGCGGTTGGCGGATGGGCAGATGGGTACAGTTACTGGCTGGGGTAACATGGAGTATTATG GCACTCAAGCCAATGTCCTCCAGGAAGCAAATGTGCCTATCATCAGTGATGCTGTGTGTAATGGCCCTGATTACTATGACAACCAGGTCACAACAACCATGTTCTGTGCTGGCTATGAGAAGGGAGGAACCGACTCCTGCCAG GGAGACAGTGGTGGTCCTTTTGTAGCAGCAGATATCCTCTCTAAGACCAGTCGCTATCGTTTGCTTGGGGTGGTAAGTTGGGGCACAGGCTGCGCCATGGCCAAGAAGCCTGGCGTTTACACACGTGTGTCACGCTTTCTGCCCTGGATATCTACAGCCATGAGG ATGTATGAGAATTCCccaggagtgcacaaaatggcccGGGCTGTCATGCCATAG
- the hpn gene encoding serine protease hepsin isoform X2, which yields MTIFSPCRVVAAVVLILIILGGLGATIWALVTYLRTTEDTGLFDVQVSAADQRLRVFDSTQWRWRHVCSSSVNQLIASISCEEMGFVRAVNFSVTCAPDNGGDQDFFCVKESELTYGKKIKTALYPCKCDKGQILEVICQDCGRRMLPEERIVGGVDARQGSWPWQVSLQYDGVHQCGGSIISDRWIVSAAHCFPERYRHASRWRVLMGSIYNTPIRKNVVIAEVKTVVYHSSYLPFVDANIDDNSRDIAVLALTQPLQFTDYIQPVCLPTYGQRLADGQMGTVTGWGNMEYYGTQANVLQEANVPIISDAVCNGPDYYDNQVTTTMFCAGYEKGGTDSCQGDSGGPFVAADILSKTSRYRLLGVVSWGTGCAMAKKPGVYTRVSRFLPWISTAMRMYENSPGVHKMARAVMP from the exons ATGACCATCTTCAGTCCGTGTCGAGTGGTCGCTGCAGTAGTTTTGATTTTGATCATACTTGGGGGTTTGGGAGCCACCATCTGGGCCCTTG tcaCATATCTCAGGACGACAGAAGATACAGGATTATTTGATG TACAGGTGAGTGCAGCAGACCAGAGGCTGCGAGTGTTTGACTCCACCCAGTGGAGGTGGAGACACGTCTGTTCATCCAGTGTCAACCAGCTCATTGCCAGTATCAGCTGTGAGGAAATGGGCTTTGTCAG AGCAGTAAATTTCTCAGTGACCTGTGCTCCTGACAATGGTGGTGACCAGGATTTTTTCTGTGTGAAAGAGAGTGAGTTAACATATGGGAAAAAGATAAAAACAGCCCTCTATCCTTG TAAATGTGACAAAGGTCAGATTCTTGAGGTCATTTGTCAAG ACTGTGGTCGTCGCATGCTACCTGAAGAACGGATTGTTGGGGGAGTAGATGCTCGACAGGGTTCGTGGCCGTGGCAGGTCAGCTTACAGTATGATGGAGTTCACCAGTGTGGTGGATCCATCATTTCTGACCGCTGGATTGTCAGTGCAGCTCACTGCTTTCCTGA GAGGTACCGTCATGCATCACGCTGGCGGGTTCTAATGGGCTCTATCTATAACACCCCCATTCGAAAGAATGTTGTGATTGCTGAGGTGAAGACAGTTGTATACCACAGCAGCTACCTGCCATTTGTCGACGCCAACATTGATGACAACAGTCGTGATATTGCAGTCCTTGCACTGACACAACCTCTGCAGTTCACGG ATTACATTCAGCCAGTGTGTCTACCGACATACGGCCAGCGGTTGGCGGATGGGCAGATGGGTACAGTTACTGGCTGGGGTAACATGGAGTATTATG GCACTCAAGCCAATGTCCTCCAGGAAGCAAATGTGCCTATCATCAGTGATGCTGTGTGTAATGGCCCTGATTACTATGACAACCAGGTCACAACAACCATGTTCTGTGCTGGCTATGAGAAGGGAGGAACCGACTCCTGCCAG GGAGACAGTGGTGGTCCTTTTGTAGCAGCAGATATCCTCTCTAAGACCAGTCGCTATCGTTTGCTTGGGGTGGTAAGTTGGGGCACAGGCTGCGCCATGGCCAAGAAGCCTGGCGTTTACACACGTGTGTCACGCTTTCTGCCCTGGATATCTACAGCCATGAGG ATGTATGAGAATTCCccaggagtgcacaaaatggcccGGGCTGTCATGCCATAG